A genome region from Paradevosia shaoguanensis includes the following:
- a CDS encoding ribbon-helix-helix domain-containing protein, producing MQKRSLTIAGHRTSLALEPEFWAGLEAMAAARDLPLAAVIRDIDEGRDEPNLSSAVRVAVLRWYQAGGS from the coding sequence TTGCAGAAGCGCTCCCTCACCATCGCCGGCCACCGCACGAGCCTCGCGCTCGAACCCGAATTCTGGGCAGGACTCGAGGCAATGGCCGCTGCCCGGGATTTACCGCTGGCGGCGGTGATACGGGATATCGATGAGGGGCGCGATGAGCCGAACCTGTCGTCCGCAGTGCGGGTGGCGGTGTTGCGGTGGTATCAGGCTGGGGGTTCGTGA
- a CDS encoding SspB family protein: MAEDLIRYDILAQEALRGVVRKVLSEVARTGLPGEHHFFISFVTRAPGVRLSERLLAQYEKEMTIVLQNQFWDLKVTETGFEVGLSFDGQPETLVIPFSAVKGFFDPSVQFGLQFEPELAAETVEEIEAEGDEIAPVPAPVVAAEGSAEKVVSLDAFRKKP; this comes from the coding sequence TGGCTCAGGAAGCGCTGCGCGGCGTCGTCCGCAAGGTACTGTCCGAAGTCGCGCGGACGGGCCTGCCCGGTGAACATCACTTCTTCATCTCCTTCGTCACCCGCGCGCCGGGCGTGCGTTTGTCCGAACGTTTGCTCGCGCAGTACGAAAAGGAAATGACCATCGTCCTCCAGAACCAGTTCTGGGACCTCAAGGTCACCGAAACCGGTTTCGAGGTCGGCCTCTCCTTCGACGGCCAGCCAGAAACGCTGGTGATTCCCTTCTCGGCGGTAAAGGGCTTTTTCGATCCCTCCGTGCAGTTCGGACTGCAGTTCGAGCCCGAACTCGCGGCTGAAACAGTCGAGGAAATCGAAGCAGAGGGCGACGAGATCGCACCCGTCCCGGCCCCCGTGGTCGCGGCGGAAGGCTCGGCCGAAAAGGTCGTCAGCCTCGACGCCTTCCGCAAGAAACCCTGA